The genomic segment TTGTTCATCTAAagattgaaaatttgttctagAGTATCAACTAATAAATGTTTGCCACTGTATGACTGCTCATGCAGACATCCGAATGTAATGCGGCTTGTTCGTCAACATATCTTAAGCATAGTAAAAGGGGATCTATTTTTTGTAGGTTTCAATGGTTTTTGTGGTAATACAATATTTAATAGAGATCAACTTTttcacaaacatacaaataatcagtatgttgttgttttttttttagagagcAAGGGCATAAAACTTTGTAGAGTCAAAGATAAATCTTAAATTATGAATTATATCACATCAAAGAAAAtaagtatttaaaaaatatataggaaAGGAGGCATATAACTTTTCTGAGTATTCTTCTAACGCGTACTTGTATGTTGTACAGGAGTgtatgtgtctgtgtgtgtgtgtgtgtgtaaatcaTTACCtaatattgtttttttcttgtatCTTGATAATATTAGCTATTCAATGCTTTTTAGAATCGTATTGCTTAACTTTTTCTGGTATGGCGGCTTTTTCCAATGCTGTAACATAAAGCGATAATTCATCCAGTGACTTCACATACACTAATTTACGCCAAAATTTGGTGCTGAAAAAGATATAACAATACTCAGTTTATCTACGgtatttggttttgttttccTTAGTTAGCTTAATTTACCTTACAAATGGCCGTGTCATCCATATAATAGATTTTATCCAGAAAGTTGGATGTACAagatacatattttttaaactttttcttaAACGTCGGTCCAAGAGTTGGTAGCACCTAACAAAACGGAATAGGTTAGCAAATCTTTGtacatatatatgcatatataataaaaaattaataattcttCAGTTATATGAATTTGAAGCTAAACAACTACTGGCGGTTGATATCGCCCCCAATTTAGTCTAGGTTGACAGAtagcaaaattccaaattttgcccatgaacattccaccaaggaacaggggcatacttctcacatatcaatgagtgcagtccgattcaaatttaagcttaatgataaatcGAGTTTgaatggtgtgccgcagtgcaacacctctttggagagaagttttacatggcctcacaaatgtggccagcattaggaggggaaaaccaccgctgaaaaatttttttctgatgatctcgccaggattcgaatccagacgCTCAGCgtcatgataacctctgcgcctcCGTTGGCTTGACAGATAGCAACTCGTAGAATAAAATCCAAGGCAAGCCATGCATCTTTGTTGgaattgaattgcaatggtctcCGAGGCAAGATCGTCGATATAGGGGGCTTTATGAATCTGAAGCACACAATGGTCGCAGCGATCTAAAAAGCATATCTGACCTGAACACCTGCAACTTGCATAGTTGCCACGATTACAGTGTGCTACGTAAAGATCGCATACGGAATAGAGGCAAGAGACTGGCCTTCTTGCAATATAGACCCTTTTTGCCTATGTTTGCCGCTAGTGACCCCTTCATGGAATGTATGGAGTAACAATCAGGTTCGACACTGCCGAGATGGAGCTATATAATGTGTATACACCTCAGGTTAGAAGTTGTCACCAAGATTATAGGCCCAAGCATTGGTAGGCCAGGAATCGgtgcccggcacgggatagctatgagcaTTACACAAGCTGGAATATATTCAAGGTCATATAAATAAGTTCAATTATCAAAAAAATACTTATTGTTGACGATTTTTTTAACAATCAATGTCTGAAAACTTGCAAAATGCCTGGGTCAAAATCCTAGGCTTTGCAAAACTTCTATACAAAGAAGCTTTGATAAGCGTCACCTAATCGGCTAGAAAAACCAGCTtatttaaatcggacagcactgttccttaatggaatgttcgttggCAATTTTGCAAGAACTTATTTCGATTCAGTGCCTTCGTACAAATACATAACTTCTCTTGATAGTCTACAAACTTCTCTTGATATTGGCCAATGGCTATAGGTAGGAActtttgaaacaaaaacaattgcaaATAGCACAATTAAAAgatagaaaaatttcatctcCACTTACTTTTTTAGCCACGGGAAAGATGGCATATTGCGACGACTTGAACCACCGTGCAAATAAATCAATACATAATCGTCGGTTACCAATTGTTCCAATGTTTTAACCACATATAGGAATAGATTGTCCATGACATAACTATAGTCGGTACGCGAGCGATCCGGCAAATGGCAAGCACAAAAAATTACGATAGCATTGTGACCGCCGGCTTTAAGATAACCACCATGAGATAGAACACGCTTGTATGGTTCTATGACACGCATATCAATATCACGCGTTCGGCCGTCTGGTAAAGTGATCTTTTGCCAATTTCGAGAATCACGTCTCTCCTCAGCTGCAGAGTATTGGGGCAACTGATTAATAGATAAATCACCTATGTCTCTGTTTAATGGCGTTGGTGTCAATATGCCACCATGACTGCGCagatcatcatcgtcatcgggTAACAATTCTGGTCCCTcacaatcatcatcatcgtcatcatcatccaaACCATCGATGATGGAACTTGAGGGGCTAAGCGAAGCTAAGTTATGATGTTCCTCGTCGCCATCAAAGCTATGATTAGAAATTGAATCCAGCGATGAAATATCCTCGGCTTTTCGAGCGTTCTTCAAATGTTTATTTTGTGCACCTGCTACATTTGCAACTACCAGACTGTTACACTCCAATTGGCCATTTTTCGGCATTAACGCTACAGTTTGATTATTTGCATCAACAGTAGCCTGGTATTGTGATATATTAACCTCAGATCCACTGCTAAGCAAATCAGGACTACTTGTCCTAAAAGCGGCAATCTTCAAGTCATTAGGTTTTAAGGTTTGCCCAATACAACCTTTAATTTTTTCAGGCCTATTATTTTCTTTAGTCAATGTGTCATAGTTGACGTTTTTTGTATGCAATGCACTGACTTGATTTTCATCTAAAGGATTCAACTCCTGAGGTATACGTATATGTTCTTGACTTGGGACAACATCCGGATAATTTTTCTTGCTTTcggaatttttttcatttgccaGCCGGACTTCATGATCATTGTAATCTGTCTCTGAACCAGTCGGGGAAAGCATTAACGGATGATTATCGGCTAAAGTCCTTGCTGCTACGTTACGCCTTTGTGGTACTGATGATGTGTCCATCATATTGCCTAGAGTCAATTTTTCCATAGGTCTGGAAATGCGATTATCTAATGATGATGTCTTATTAAATTCTTCGTTGTCATTGGTGTAATTTTCAAGGGAGTTTCCTGTTGCATCCCTTAAGTGTGTATGATTACTATACTCGGAGTTTTTTATAAATGGTACACGCTCTTTGTCTAGCCTTATAATAACCGTATTTTCGTTCAACGAATTAGCTCCCGAGTCCAATGTAGTCTCGGAGGGAATATCCATCTTACCATTTAAATGAGGATTGTCGAACTGGAAAAGACGACTTggccaaaaaacaaacaacaataacagttCAGTCAGCTTATTTCAGGATTTGTCATCATTAacgttttcgtttgtttcttacAATGCATTATAATGAATTTTTTCAGTACAGAACAATAAACGATTGAAAGATATACCTCATAATGTTTTAAACAGCCCACTAATACTTCCTAGTTTCGTTTTTCGTTGTTCTTGTTTATTAAATCTaattattaaaacattttccttaatttattattttaataatttcttgCAATTTAACGCAACCAAATGCTGAATGCCAAATCAGAGGACGAAGCCGAGGCTTTTCGTCCTCGGCGGCGTCTTGATCAAATTATTGTTCGGCGGCTGTATATATTAGCTTTTTGGTGATTTATCGTTCAATTTTGTTGGGCACAAAATATGCAAAGACGATACATGTAAGAAAATGTCGAAGCGCAGTCTGTACCTCTGTACCGCAATTCTATAACTTATAAGGGACATCGTTTAGTTAAATATGTCGACAAAAGAAGCGTTTGCACTAACAATTATGTTATTCTCCTATTCCTCGTTAACAGAAATCGTAATATATTTTTTCACTCTGGCAactctaccaaaaaaaaaaaaaaaaagcaagaaaCACAAAGAGTAATCGAcagaaataataaataaatcctCTCATAGcgtgaaatttttcttttattattattattatttattaattatttaggGGAAGTATTATCATAACGAACTTATTCTTATAAAACTTTTGCGGACGTTTTTTTCTTATTAAGAAACCAACGCTACCACGCGTAATTGATTGTATACACACATATCTgaaatgttttaagaaaaaagcaGAGAATAACATTCTAAACCCATGGTAAATATTTATCTATATTATTTCGTTAAAGTAAACACCAAATATTTGTCCTCGTTTAGTTAACGAATTTTTATTCGTTAGCGAAAACAGCTGATTATAACCATGTCGATTATCCTTAAACTGAGTACCAAATTCGTTAACTTTCGTGTTATCGCTTTTTAAATAAACGATTTTCCTAAAAACACTACTGATGTGTATTGCACTAAAATAATTCTTGTTGGACACTAAGCATTACCTTCTATTCATCTGCCTTCCCCTATAGATGCTCAAAAGTAATCGATAATCATAAGCTTGTGCATTCGGAAAGGAAgactgaaacaaaaaaaatattttgttaatacAGTAGGCCAggaattttgaaaacaaaacaaatggcatcaacaacaacaaatgacaaTCCTAGCGAGTCGTCTGCCACCACCCCAATACAAAATCTGCCAATTGAGCTACAAAACGAGAAAAGACGAAGGTAAATTGTCCGTATCAACAATGTTCAGCTATTAATGTAATTCCCTTGTACATTGCTTAGCTCGTCGCGTTCCATTAAACGTAAACGATTCGACGACGAAATTGTCGAATATAGCATTGGTTTGCAATCACGAGGCGAACAATCGCGTAGCACAAGGCCAAGGACCACTTCACAAACCTATGTACAGCCAGTGCCACCGACACCTCCATTACCAATATTACAACCAACAACAGTTGCATCACCAGCAGTAACCAACCCCACTCCATCTTCTACAAACACTTTGGATAAAACGACAACCACTTCTGTTGCTACAATTCTACCATCGTCAACTTCTTTGCCGGGAGTCAGTGCTACAAGTGTTAGTGCTCCATCAACCTCTCATAATTTATCGAACGTGGAAAGCAAACAGTCAAGTGGCTCCATGGCTACTGAAAGGCGTCGACCTGCAAAATCGCAGCAAAAGAAAACTAGAAAATCTGCACGTCCTCCCACACAAATTACTACCAAAGATTTGGGACGTTGGAAACCAATAGACGATCTCTCTTTAATTACTGGGATACTGCAGACTAACGACTTACGTATGGTGCACAGAGGCACTAAATTTTCATGTAAATTTACATTGTCCGAATTACAAGCCAGATGGTTTTCACTGCTTTATGAGCCAGCACTTTCTAGAATAGCTGTGGCTGCCATGCGTAATTTGCATCCTGAATTGGTAGAGTCGGTACAACGAAAAGCCCTATTTAGTGTTGCTGAAGAGGAACTACTAAGCACAATTAAATCGGTATGAGAATCATTGTGGAAAAGTATTAATAATGTTTTTTATTACAATAATTGAAATTGTATTGCATTTCAGAGCGATAATCCCAAGCTAGAACAGTTTCAAGAGcttttggataaaaatgcctCAGTTTTTTATAGTGCTCGCACACcaaaatctttacaaaatcaTTGGCAAATGATGAAGCAATATCAGCTTCTTTCCGATCAGGTAGTGAATATTAGTGATCAACCCTTAAGTTTCTCAGATGCTGAAGATTTGATTTTGGACGCTGAACTTAATGAACAAAGAGATGAGTCATTGGAAATCGAGCTGGCATTGGCCGACAGACAAAACAAACGTGAAATACGTTTACTGGAAAATGAACTTAGCAGATGGAATGTCTTGGTTGACTCAATGACAGGTGTAGGCATAGCTCCAGAATTTGACGGTCAAACGTTGGCCGTTTTAAGAGGTCGTTTAGTTCGTTACCTTATGCGTTCAAAGGAGATCTCATTTGGACGCGATGCTAAGGACTGCATAGTGGATGTGGATTTATCTTTGGAAGGTCCCGCTACAAAAATTTCGCGTAAACAGGGAACAATAAAGCTGCGCAGTAACGGTGATTTTTTTATTGCTAATGAAGGCAAACGACCCATTTTCATAGACGGTGTACCATTGATAACGGGCAACAAAACTCGTTTGGCAAACAATTGCGTTGTAGAGGTAAGATAATAACCCTTATATAAATTGTTGAACGCGAAAATCAactcgccgttcagactcggcacaAAAAAGAAAGCCCCATatcattttgctgaaacttgagtaggactgcattcattgatattggAGAAGTATCGCCTGTCCATTAATGTAAACTCTATAAGAAGTCTTAATAAATAttatgttgtttttcttttcagatGTCGGGCTTGAGATTTGTTTTCCTGGTCAACTATGAACTTATCAATGCTATACGCCATGAAAGTGCAAAGACAACTTCACCATTAAATTAAGATGTTTTATAAAGGACTCCTTATGTTTGGTATCATATAAATAAACATGGCGGAAGAATAGATTGCCTTTTACTTACctaaacttttttcaatttttaattgcaaaccttaaatgacattaaattttttgtcttgAAATAGGATTCTCttataaaactagctgacccagaTCCGCTTCGCatcgccttctttcactctctagtAACGTTTGTTTGagttcta from the Stomoxys calcitrans chromosome 1, idStoCalc2.1, whole genome shotgun sequence genome contains:
- the LOC106084462 gene encoding uncharacterized protein LOC106084462 isoform X2, with the protein product MDIPSETTLDSGANSLNENTVIIRLDKERVPFIKNSEYSNHTHLRDATGNSLENYTNDNEEFNKTSSLDNRISRPMEKLTLGNMMDTSSVPQRRNVAARTLADNHPLMLSPTGSETDYNDHEVRLANEKNSESKKNYPDVVPSQEHIRIPQELNPLDENQVSALHTKNVNYDTLTKENNRPEKIKGCIGQTLKPNDLKIAAFRTSSPDLLSSGSEVNISQYQATVDANNQTVALMPKNGQLECNSLVVANVAGAQNKHLKNARKAEDISSLDSISNHSFDGDEEHHNLASLSPSSSIIDGLDDDDDDDDCEGPELLPDDDDDLRSHGGILTPTPLNRDIGDLSINQLPQYSAAEERRDSRNWQKITLPDGRTRDIDMRVIEPYKRVLSHGGYLKAGGHNAIVIFCACHLPDRSRTDYSYVMDNLFLYVVKTLEQLVTDDYVLIYLHGGSSRRNMPSFPWLKKCYQLLDRRLRKSLKNMYLVHPTFWIKSIIWMTRPFVSTKFWRKLVYVKSLDELSLYVTALEKAAIPEKVKQYDSKKH
- the LOC106084462 gene encoding uncharacterized protein LOC106084462 isoform X1; its protein translation is MSRLFQFDNPHLNGKMDIPSETTLDSGANSLNENTVIIRLDKERVPFIKNSEYSNHTHLRDATGNSLENYTNDNEEFNKTSSLDNRISRPMEKLTLGNMMDTSSVPQRRNVAARTLADNHPLMLSPTGSETDYNDHEVRLANEKNSESKKNYPDVVPSQEHIRIPQELNPLDENQVSALHTKNVNYDTLTKENNRPEKIKGCIGQTLKPNDLKIAAFRTSSPDLLSSGSEVNISQYQATVDANNQTVALMPKNGQLECNSLVVANVAGAQNKHLKNARKAEDISSLDSISNHSFDGDEEHHNLASLSPSSSIIDGLDDDDDDDDCEGPELLPDDDDDLRSHGGILTPTPLNRDIGDLSINQLPQYSAAEERRDSRNWQKITLPDGRTRDIDMRVIEPYKRVLSHGGYLKAGGHNAIVIFCACHLPDRSRTDYSYVMDNLFLYVVKTLEQLVTDDYVLIYLHGGSSRRNMPSFPWLKKCYQLLDRRLRKSLKNMYLVHPTFWIKSIIWMTRPFVSTKFWRKLVYVKSLDELSLYVTALEKAAIPEKVKQYDSKKH
- the LOC106084440 gene encoding microspherule protein 1 translates to MASTTTNDNPSESSATTPIQNLPIELQNEKRRSSSRSIKRKRFDDEIVEYSIGLQSRGEQSRSTRPRTTSQTYVQPVPPTPPLPILQPTTVASPAVTNPTPSSTNTLDKTTTTSVATILPSSTSLPGVSATSVSAPSTSHNLSNVESKQSSGSMATERRRPAKSQQKKTRKSARPPTQITTKDLGRWKPIDDLSLITGILQTNDLRMVHRGTKFSCKFTLSELQARWFSLLYEPALSRIAVAAMRNLHPELVESVQRKALFSVAEEELLSTIKSSDNPKLEQFQELLDKNASVFYSARTPKSLQNHWQMMKQYQLLSDQVVNISDQPLSFSDAEDLILDAELNEQRDESLEIELALADRQNKREIRLLENELSRWNVLVDSMTGVGIAPEFDGQTLAVLRGRLVRYLMRSKEISFGRDAKDCIVDVDLSLEGPATKISRKQGTIKLRSNGDFFIANEGKRPIFIDGVPLITGNKTRLANNCVVEMSGLRFVFLVNYELINAIRHESAKTTSPLN